In the genome of Lysobacter sp. BMK333-48F3, the window GGTCACGCCGTGCGCGACCAGGGCGCGGCGGATCGCCTCGGCGTAGGCGCGCAGTTCGGGCTCGTGCTGCAGGCCGATCGCGCGCTCGGTGCGGACGATGAAGAACCAGTTGCCGCCCCAGGCAACGTCGCCGCTCACCTCGCCGTAGCCGGGCACCTCCAGGCGCACGCCGGCGGCGTGGCGCCAGCTTTCGACGTTGTCGATCGAGACCCGGCCGTCTTCGTGCAGGCGCGCGCCGACCGTGCCGACCGGCGTGTCGATGTAGTGCTGCCCGGGTTGGATCCGGCCCAGGTACTGCAGCGTGCGCACCAGGCCGATGGTGCCGTGGCCGCACATGCCCAGGGTGCCGACGTTGTTGAAGAAGATCGTCGCCGCGCAGGCCTGCGCCGACTGCGGCGGCAGCAGCAGAGCGCCGACCACCGTATCGGAGCCGCGCGGCTCGCACGCCACCGCCCGCCGCCAATGGTCGAATTCGGCACGGAAGCGGTCGCGTTGCGCGGTCAGCGGGCCGGGGCCGAGATCGGGCAGGCCGGAGACCACGACCCGGGTCGGTTCGCCGCCGGTATGGGAGTCGATGACATGGACGGTGTGCATGCCGGACATGCTCGCGTCGGGGCCGCGGCCGGTCTAGCGCGGCTTGCCGGCGCTGGATGCGGAATTCGGCATAATCGCATCGACCCCGCCCAGCCCCGCCGACGATGCCCGCCCTGCCCGCCGAACCGGTCCGGATCGATGCCGACCTGATGCAGACCCTGTGCGACGCGCTCGCCGACGTGGTGTTCTTCGTCAAGGACGAGGCCGGCCGCTACACCCACGCCAACCTGACCCTGGTGCGCCGGCTCGGGCTGAAGCGGCGCGAGGACGTGATCGGCCGCGGCGTCGAGGACGTGTTCCCGGCCCGGCTCGCCGCGCGCTATGCGCAACAGGACCGGCGCGTGCTCGAAGGCGGCACGATCGAGGACCAGCTCGAAGTGCATCTGTACCCCAACCGCCGTCCCGGCTGGTGCCTCACCGGCAAGCGGCCGCTGCCGCTGGCCGGCGGTCGGCACGGACTGATCGGCCTGTCGCGCGACCTCGGCGCGCCCGACGGCCGCGACCCGACCTTCGAACGCCTGCGCCGGGTGGTGGCGCATATGCAGGCGCACTACGCCGAACCGCTGCGCGTGGCCGCGCTGGCGCGGCTGGCCGACCTGTCGGTGGCGCAGCTGGAGCGGCATTTCCAGCGCGTGTTCCAGCTCAGCCCGCAGCAGAGCCTGATCAAGCTGCGGATCGAGGCGGCGATGCGCGAGCTGTGCGGACAGGCGCGCATCGCCGACGTCGGCCTGGCCTGCGGCTTCACCGACCAGAGCGCGTTCGCGCGCCAGTTCAAGGCCACCGTCGGCATGACCCCGCGCGATTACCGCGCCCTGCACCGCGACCCGGGCTGGCGCGGCGCCGCGCGCTGAACCGCACGCGCTGCGTGCTTGGCGTCCCGGCTCAGGCCAGGGCGATCGCCTCGATCTCGATCCGCCAGCTTTCGTCGTAGATGCCGGTGACGATCACCCCGACCGACGGCCGCACTCGGCCGCCCAGGCGCGCCTGGCGCAGCGCGCGTTCGCGGCGGCGGTCGTCGGCGCGGGCCAGGAACACGTTGACCCGGACCAGATCCGCCAGGCCCATGTCGGCCGCGGCCAGCTGCCGCTCGACGCCGTCCCAGGCCAACGCGCATTGGGCGTCGAAATTCTCCGGTGCGGCGCCGTCGGCGTCGGTCGGCACCTGGCCGCTGACGAACAGCAGCCGGCTGCCGGCATGCAGCCGGTGCGCCGGCGAGGCGTCCGCGCCGGCGCTGCGTTCGGGGACGACGCTCAGCGTCGCCCCGCCCAGGCCCGCCAGCAGAAAACCGCGGCGGCGCATCTCAATGCCCTGCGCAGGCCGGGACGATACGGATGCGGGCCATAGCCATAACCTGTAATGATTACATTAAAGGTTATGCCTACCCAGTGAAACCTGTCAACGCAGCTTTGATGGTTTCCGACCAAAGGAGGCCTACCCAGCCTCCTGTAGGAGCTGCGTAAGCCGCGACCACCGAAGCGAAGCACGAAAGCGCCCTTCCCCAGGCCGAAGCACCCGCAGCTGGGCCACGCAAACCGACTCCTGCGCATTCGTCTACAACGCTGTCGACCATCGCTCCGGTGGATCGCGGCTTATGAGCGGAGAAAAGCATCCGGCACGCCGCTCTCGCAGGCGAGGCGACAGCGATCCTCGAAGGCGAGGACTCGTTGCACAAAGCACACTTTCGCCGGCCGCAGCCGTTGCGGACGCCGTCGCCGACCGCCCTGTTTTCAGCGCACAAGCCACGCGTGACGCTGGTCTCTTCTCCGCCGTCGCCGATTCGCCGCCCTGGGTGCAGCGCAGCAAACCGGCGCCGAAGATCGCCGTCGTTTGCGGTCAATTCGCCGCCGGAACGACCCGCCATGTCCGCTAACTTGACAGCGCTGTCAAATGGAGCAGGCTGCGGTCAAAGCCGACCCGATGCCCCGCCAGATCGGCGACGGGCGTCGGCGAGGCATCGAGGAGGGACCACCCTCCCGCGCCAGGGCTCGGCCCCTTGAAGAGGGAACCAGGTACCGCTCCTTGCAGAGCGGGCCCGCATCTACTTCGCAACGGAGGCAGAAGATCAGGTACGCAAGCCCCGAACCCCCTGCACCGGCCGCCGATCCGCGACCGGCGACCAGCCGCGAGACGGCGACCACGCCGTGAGATCGCCTGCGGCGTAGCGCGCCCGGCGACGCAGCCAGCACGTTCGATCCCTGCCCGCACCGGCGACCCCGTGTGCGGGCGGCAGGGCCGCGTGCGCCGCGTCGGCAGGCCCAACCAATGAGAGGACCACACATGAGACCCGCGACCCAATGCATCGCCTTGCTGATGTTTTCCCTGCTTTCCGGCAGCGCCTTCGCCCAGAACTGGCAGTTGGTGTGGAGCGACGAGTTCAACGGCTCCATCGGCCCCGACTGGGTGTTCGAGACCGGCAACGGCAGTAACGGCTGGGGCAACAACGAGCTGGAGTACTACCGGCGCGAGAACGCGACGATCGAGGACAACGCCCTGGTGATCACCGCCAGACGCGAAGACTTCGGCGGCTATCGCTACACCTCGTCGCGGATGAAGACCCAGGACCGTCGGACGTTCAAGTACGGGCGCATCGAGGCGCGGATGAAGCTGCCGTCCTTCAAGGGCGCCTGGCCCGCCTTCTGGATGCTGGGCGCCAACCTTCCGCAGGTCGGGTGGCCCGCCTCGGGCGAGATCGACGTGATGGAGCACGTCAACGACGAGAACAAGACCTACGGCACCATCCACTGGAGCGACCACAACGGCACCTACGCGCAGTACGGCGGCAACACCGCCGCGACCGTGCAGGACTGGCATGTCTACGCCGTGGAGTGGGACGCCAACGCCATCCGCTGGTACATCGACGGCAACAAGTTCCACGAAGCCAACATCCAGGGCGGCGTCAACGGAACCGAGGAGTTCCACAAGGACTTCTTCCTGCTGCTGAACTTCGCCATCGGCGGCAACTGGCCGGGCTTCACCGTGGACGAGACGCGCCTGCCGGCGAAGATGCACGTCGACTACGTGCGCGTGTACTCGGCGGGGGGCGCGACCCCCGGCGTCGCCACGGCGTACCAGCATTGCGACTTCGGCGGCTGGGGCGTGGCCCTGCCCGAAGGCCGCTACACCCTGGCGCAGCTGCAGGCGCGGGGCATCGGCAACGACCAGATCTCTTCGCTGCGGGTCAATCCGGGCTACCAGGTCACGCTGTACCAGGACGACAATTTCGGCGGCGCCAGCGTCACCAAGAGCGCGGACGCGTCCTGCCTGGCGGGCGACGGCTTCAACGACCGCGCCACTTCGCTGGTGGTGGCGCCGTTCTCGCAAGCCTGGTCGCTGACCCTGCAGGCGGAGAACTTCAGCGCCCAGCAGGGGGTGCAGACCGAAGCCTGTTCGGAAGGCGGCCAGAACGTCGGCTGGATCGAGCAGGGCGACTGGATGGCCTACAACGGCATCGCTTTTCCCGCCACCGGCAGCTACCGCGTCGAATACCGGGTCGCCAGCCCCGCCGGCGGCGCGCTGTCGCTCGACCTCAATGCGGGCGGCATCGTGCTCGGAACGGTGCAGATTCCCGCGACCGGCGGCTGGCAGAACTGGACCACCGTCTCGCACACCGTGAACGTCGGCGCCGGCACCTACAACCTCGGCGTGTACGCGGCGCAGGGCGGATGGAACATCAACTGGCTGCGGATCACCCGCCTCTAGCCTGCGACCGCTTTGGCGTCGCCCGCTCCGGGCCATTGCCGCGGAGCGCTGCCTGCCCTCGGGCAGCGCTCCGGATTTTCCCCGAGAGCGGGCTGACGGCTGGAGGAGATCCCTCGGCACGCCGCTCCGCGCAGGAGCGGCGCAGGCCTCGACCGCCGCAGCGGCCCAGGCGAAGGACTCAATAACGGTCGTCGAAAGCGAAGATCGGCTTGCGGCCCTTCCACTTGCCTTCGGTGAAGTCGGGGAATTCCAGGGTCTTGTGCTCGGCGATCGACTGCTCGGACAGCGGCGTGATCGCGCTCCAGGCGACCGCGTCGTAGATGTCGATCGGCATCGGCGCGCCGGCCTTGAGCGCTTCGACGAAGGCGTGGATCACGAAGTAGTCCATGCCGCCGTGGCCGGCGCCGGCGGCGGCATCGCCGTAGCGCTTCCACAGCGGGTGGTCGTACTTCTGCAGCCAGGCCTCGGCCGGGTCCCATTCGTGCGGCTTGCTCTTGCCTTCGATGTGGATCGAGTCGTTGACGTCCATCCACAGCCCGTCGGTGCCTTGCACCCGGAACCCCAGCGAGTAGGGGCGCGGCAGCGAGGTGTCGTGCTGTAGCAGGATGGTCTCGCCGTTCTCGCATTCGATCTGGGTGGTGACTAGGTCGCCGAGCTTGAACTTGACCTTGGCGTTGGGATGGCCCTGGCCGCCCTTCTTGACGATGTAGTCGTGCAGGCCGCGCGCCTTGCTGGCGAAGGCGCTGAGGTAGGTGAAGCGGTTGCCGCGGTGGATGTTGGCGACCATCGCGCAAGGGCCGATGCCGTGGCTCGGGTACAGCTCGCCGTTGCGCTCGACCGAATGCTCGGTGCGCCAGCGCGCTTCCGACCAGGCCTTGGGGCCGAACTCCAGGCCGCTGCCGTAGGGCTGGTCCGGGTTGCCGTTGTTGAACTTCACCGCGCGCAGGTCGTGCTGGTAGCCGCCCTGCAGGTGCACGATCTCGCCGAACAGGCCCTGGCGGACCATGTTCAGCACCGCCAGCACATCGCGGCGGTAGCAGACGTTCTCCAGCAGCATGTACGGCGTGCCGGTCTTCTGCTGGGCGCGCAGCACCTGCCAATGGTCGTCCAGGGTGATGCCGGCGACCACTTCGCAGGCGACCGCGATCCGCGCCTGCATCGCCGCGATCGCCATCGGCGCGTGGAACTCCCACGGCGTAGCGATGATCACGCCGTCCAGGCCGCCCTTGTCGAGCATCGCCCGGTAGGCGTCCTGGCCTTGCGTGCCGTAGCTGGCCGGCTTCGGCTTGCCCGCCTGGTCGATCATCTTCAAGGCGCGCTCGAGCATGATCGGCTCGATATCGCACAGCGCCACCACCTCGACATCGTCGCGCCGCACCAGTTCGCGCAGCAGCACCTGGCCGCGCATGCCGGTGCCGATCATGCCCAGGCGCAGCTTGGAGCGGGTGCGCGCGAACGCCGGGGTGAACGCGTTGCTGGCCAGCAACGTGCCCGCGGTGGCGGAAGTGGCGAGGAAGTCGCGTCGGTTCATTACGGGGTCTCTATAGAGGAGGGGAAAAAGCAGCGAAGCGCATAGCAACGAGTCGGGAGCCGGGCGCGCGGCGCCGCATTCGTTACTCGTTTCTCTGCGCCGTTTCTCGGCCCAGCGGGCTGTACGCGATGGCTTCGATCTCGATCTTGCAGTCGACCATCATCTGCGCGCGCACGCAGGACCGCGCCGGCGGCCGGTCGCCGAAGTACTCGCGGTAGACGCGGTTGAAGCTCCAGAAGTCGCGGGTGTCGTCGAGCCAGACCGTGACCTTGAC includes:
- a CDS encoding AraC family transcriptional regulator is translated as MPALPAEPVRIDADLMQTLCDALADVVFFVKDEAGRYTHANLTLVRRLGLKRREDVIGRGVEDVFPARLAARYAQQDRRVLEGGTIEDQLEVHLYPNRRPGWCLTGKRPLPLAGGRHGLIGLSRDLGAPDGRDPTFERLRRVVAHMQAHYAEPLRVAALARLADLSVAQLERHFQRVFQLSPQQSLIKLRIEAAMRELCGQARIADVGLACGFTDQSAFARQFKATVGMTPRDYRALHRDPGWRGAAR
- a CDS encoding Gfo/Idh/MocA family oxidoreductase encodes the protein MNRRDFLATSATAGTLLASNAFTPAFARTRSKLRLGMIGTGMRGQVLLRELVRRDDVEVVALCDIEPIMLERALKMIDQAGKPKPASYGTQGQDAYRAMLDKGGLDGVIIATPWEFHAPMAIAAMQARIAVACEVVAGITLDDHWQVLRAQQKTGTPYMLLENVCYRRDVLAVLNMVRQGLFGEIVHLQGGYQHDLRAVKFNNGNPDQPYGSGLEFGPKAWSEARWRTEHSVERNGELYPSHGIGPCAMVANIHRGNRFTYLSAFASKARGLHDYIVKKGGQGHPNAKVKFKLGDLVTTQIECENGETILLQHDTSLPRPYSLGFRVQGTDGLWMDVNDSIHIEGKSKPHEWDPAEAWLQKYDHPLWKRYGDAAAGAGHGGMDYFVIHAFVEALKAGAPMPIDIYDAVAWSAITPLSEQSIAEHKTLEFPDFTEGKWKGRKPIFAFDDRY
- a CDS encoding RidA family protein, encoding MRRRGFLLAGLGGATLSVVPERSAGADASPAHRLHAGSRLLFVSGQVPTDADGAAPENFDAQCALAWDGVERQLAAADMGLADLVRVNVFLARADDRRRERALRQARLGGRVRPSVGVIVTGIYDESWRIEIEAIALA
- a CDS encoding proline racemase family protein, translating into MHTVHVIDSHTGGEPTRVVVSGLPDLGPGPLTAQRDRFRAEFDHWRRAVACEPRGSDTVVGALLLPPQSAQACAATIFFNNVGTLGMCGHGTIGLVRTLQYLGRIQPGQHYIDTPVGTVGARLHEDGRVSIDNVESWRHAAGVRLEVPGYGEVSGDVAWGGNWFFIVRTERAIGLQHEPELRAYAEAIRRALVAHGVTGADGAEIDHIELETASPTPGLDGRNYVLCPGLAYDRSPCGTGTSAKLACLAADGKLAPDQTWRQESVIGSVFEGRYRAGERGVLPTITGSAYVTARAQLLIDPNDAFAWGVVAR
- a CDS encoding carbohydrate-binding protein codes for the protein MRPATQCIALLMFSLLSGSAFAQNWQLVWSDEFNGSIGPDWVFETGNGSNGWGNNELEYYRRENATIEDNALVITARREDFGGYRYTSSRMKTQDRRTFKYGRIEARMKLPSFKGAWPAFWMLGANLPQVGWPASGEIDVMEHVNDENKTYGTIHWSDHNGTYAQYGGNTAATVQDWHVYAVEWDANAIRWYIDGNKFHEANIQGGVNGTEEFHKDFFLLLNFAIGGNWPGFTVDETRLPAKMHVDYVRVYSAGGATPGVATAYQHCDFGGWGVALPEGRYTLAQLQARGIGNDQISSLRVNPGYQVTLYQDDNFGGASVTKSADASCLAGDGFNDRATSLVVAPFSQAWSLTLQAENFSAQQGVQTEACSEGGQNVGWIEQGDWMAYNGIAFPATGSYRVEYRVASPAGGALSLDLNAGGIVLGTVQIPATGGWQNWTTVSHTVNVGAGTYNLGVYAAQGGWNINWLRITRL